From a region of the Athene noctua chromosome 14, bAthNoc1.hap1.1, whole genome shotgun sequence genome:
- the SSRP1 gene encoding FACT complex subunit SSRP1 produces the protein MADTLEFNEIYQEVKGSMNDGRLRLSRQGVIFKNSKTGKVDNIQASELAEGVWRRVALGHGLKLLTKNGHVYKYDGFRESEFDKLSDFFKAHYRLELAEKDLCVKGWNWGTVRFGGQLLSFDIGEQPVFEIPLSNVSQCTTGKNEVTLEFHQNDDAEVSLMEVRFYVPPTQEDGVDPVEAFAQNVLSKADVIQATGDAICIFRELQCLTPRGRYDIRIYPTFLHLHGKTFDYKIPYTTVLRLFLLPHKDQRQMFFVISLDPPIKQGQTRYHFLILLFSKDEDISLTLNMNEEEVEKRFEGRLTKNMSGSLYEMVSRVMKALVNRKITVPGNFQGHSGAQCITCSYKASSGLLYPLERGFIYVHKPPVHIRFDEISFVNFARGTTTTRSFDFEIETKQGTQYTFSSIEREEYGKLFDFVNAKKLNIKNRGLKEGMKQSYDEYADSDEDQHDAYLERMKEEGKIREENANDSSDGSGEETDESFNPGEEDDDVAEEFDSNASASSSSGDGDSDRDEKKPAKKAKIVKDRKPRKKQLESKKGKDPNAPKRPMSAYMLWLNANREKIKSDHPGISITDLSKKAGELWKAMSKEKKEEWDRKAEDARRDYEKAMKEYSVGSKSESSKAERSKKKKKKQEKQMKGKAEKKSTTSRSLSSTKSPAKNMSESFKSKEFVSSDESSSGESKKEDSEEEGVASPPPSSEESASGSD, from the exons ATGGCCGACACGTTGGAGTTCAACGAGATTTACCAGGAGGTGAAGGGATCCATG AACGATGGGCGGCTGCGGCTGAGCCGCCAAGGCGTCATCTTCAAGAACAGCAAGACGGGGAAGGTGGACAACATCCAGGCCTCGGAGCTGGCCGAGGGTGTGTGGCGGCGCGTGGCGCTCGGTCACGGCCTCAAGCTGCTCACCAAGAATGGCCACGTCTACAAATACGATGGTTTCCGGGAATCG GAATTTGATAAGCTCTCAGATTTCTTCAAGGCGCACTATCGCCTGGAGCTGGCGGAGAAGGACCTGTGTGTGAAGGGTTGGAACTGGGGGACGGTGAGGTTTGGAG GGCAGCTGCTCTCCTTTGACATCGGGGAGCAGCCGGTGTTCGAGATCCCCCTCAGCAACGTCTCCCAGTGCACGACGGGCAAAAACGAGGTGACGCTGGAGTTCCACCAGAATGATGATGCCGAGGTCTCGCTCATGGAGGTTCGATTCTACGTGCCTCCGACACAGGAGGATGGTGTGGACCCCGTGGAG GCCTTCGCTCAGAACGTCCTCTCCAAGGCAGACGTCATCCAGGCTACTGGAGACGCCATCTGCATCTTCCGAGAGCTGCAGTGTCTGACGCCTCGCGGGCGCTACGACATCCGTATCTACCCCACCTTCCTGCATCTCCACGGCAAGACCTTCGACTACAAGATCCCCTACACGACCGTGCTGCGCCTCTTCCTGCTCCCGCACAAGGACCAGCGGCAGATGTTCTTTGTG ATCAGCCTGGACCCCCCAATAAAGCAAGGCCAGACCCGCTACCACTTCCTTATCTTGCTTTTCTCCAAGGATGAGGACATTTCCCTCACCCTCAACATGAATGA ggaggaggtggagaagcgCTTCGAGGGGCGGCTCACAAAGAACATGTCGGGCTCCCTCTATGAGATGGTCAGCCGGGTCATGAAGGCGCTGGTGAACCGCAAGATCACGGTGCCTGGCAACTTCCAGGG CCACTCTGGTGCCCAGTGCATCACCTGCTCCTACAAGGCCAGCTCGGGGCTGCTCTACCCGCTGGAGCGTGGCTTCATCTACGTGCACAAGCCGCCTGTGCACATCCGCTTCGACGAGATCTCCTTCGTCAACTTCGCCCgcggcaccaccaccacccgctCCTTCGACTTCGAGATCGAGACTAAGCAGGGCACGCAGTACACCTTCAGCAGCATCGAGAG GGAGGAGTACGGGAAGCTCTTCGACTTTGTCAACGCCAAGAAGCTGAACATCAAGAACCGAGGCCTCAAGGAG GGCATGAAGCAGAGCTATGACGAATATGCTGACTCCGATGAGGACCAACATGACGCCTACTTggagaggatgaaggaggagggCAAGATCCGGGAGGAGAACGCCAACGACAGCAGTGATGGCTCTGGGGAGGAGACGG ACGAGTCCTTTAACCCTGGAGAGGAGGATGATGACGTGGCTGAAGA GTTTGACAGCAACgcctcagccagctcctccagcggTGACGGCGACAGCGACCGCGACGAGAAGAAGCCAGCCAAGAAAGCCAAGATTGTCAAAGACCGCAAGCCCCGCAAGAAGCAGCTGGAG AGCAAGAAGGGGAAGGACCCCAACGCGCCCAAGCGGCCGATGTCTGCTTACATGCTCTGGCTGAACGCCAACCGCGAGAAGATCAAGTCGGACCACCCTGGCATCAGCATCACAGACCTGTCCAAGAAGGCTGGGGAGCTCTGGAAGGCCATGTCCAAAGAGAAGAAGGAG GAATGGGATCGCAAGGCAGAAGACGCCAGGAGGGACTATGAGAAGGCCATGAAGGAGTACAGCGTGGGCAGCAAGTCGGAGAGCTCCAAGGC GGAGAGAtcgaaaaagaagaagaagaagcaggAGAAGCAGATGAAGgggaaagcagagaagaaaagcacCACCTCCAGGTCTCTGTCCTCCACCAAGTCCCCTGCCAAGAACATGAGCGAGAGCTTCAAGAGCAAAGAGTTTGTTTCCAGCGATGAGAGCTCCTCTGGGGAGAGCAAGAAGGAG GACtcggaggaggagggggtggccAGCCCACCCCCCAGCTCGGAGGAATCGGCGTCCGGCTCGGATTAG
- the TNKS1BP1 gene encoding LOW QUALITY PROTEIN: 182 kDa tankyrase-1-binding protein (The sequence of the model RefSeq protein was modified relative to this genomic sequence to represent the inferred CDS: deleted 1 base in 1 codon) translates to MGCCGEGVDPAPCLLSPGPAFAMASQPQPLHPALPSTGGAGLAAGSPEKGTARPKPPIRPKPRVLPKPAMPAKPSLPHAPPGPRHPRPELPSAEKMNRLAGPQPYGGGSTGGPLRRPSFTLKSPETPNGKGLPSPLVTATEDSGPPPGEEVPPTLPTPSRKGPVPFKVTPVPVATKPERFPGTTVEEILAKMDSREGPGSPDRARLSPFCPDPSSRFGSKTFAAFRRRPSGEADAVPPGETRQAPQPTVGELGVGDDGRPVAETSSSPLAGPSCAGDSCGRRRPPSPCDLSSLQPGALGPPGSPRPPACLAPAPGAPFQPAKPSTSAPGSPDAPPELPAPGSPESPSRPPAEVSAASIQAPGAPSSSSEPRPSASLSPGSPHTPGEGSPDTVSPPGTPELPPRVTCPPGSPEAAPEYLGSPSPPPEPRAKASRPPGSPEGPDDSPVSPQSPKGPDFSPPPPSRDSGLRRSSEGVLQPPPAGQGLGELGGSLSALPRPGDPLSEQSLGSESGWSLSQSFEWTFPLRGARRLASPPRSPIREAADSGLSEEGESDREDPSPSPPCSQGDSGSEAVAGSQEAEGSPCPGGPVAQREAEEEEEEEEAEQDATLPCSPLCVMEPEPPAQPGLPTKEDLAGSAWALAGNCPTSLQGPGGPGHSEASSRGPDPHADPGWLTELLASPGAHATGHGSPGTEGPEDLLGWSRKDLCSEFGIGHPPQAGAFDWTHEAAPRERDWPGETERNRELGTKSSWDGACGVRDGDQQDGPFGTARRDWGSDYEGTELTGERRLGRGDWPTPPCAGESCRQDRDFGASKPKWGTSYGLGGAGGEELGTGEADWSGGYGMGHSQQRDEGPGSGRPSWAGGYGTSNTQGKDGELSPDWASKYSSRDGEAKEKDFTLGWAGRSSTGDTGSPEKEFSPSRVAWDSSYSPRDMESQDREFSPSRPAWDDGFSARDEPHDGEFSPSRPVWTGEYSARDMESQDREFSPSRPAWASDYHSRAMESQDREFSPSRTAEAGEYGTGDGESRDGEFSPSRAAWDDGYGTRDRETQEQEFSPGRAAWAGEYSSTNAHEEDREFSPARLSWAGEHGLGQTELADAFGIREDNPPGPHSPDTPAQEPGWGSTDRWERGAAESRDWAGELGGAQRHSQFGTIGTEQAPDPCSAMAVANGSAAWASARRPLQDWPGDLSFGSPEATGWGPGLGNLPAAGSLGQAPEAGLGEPGWSAELRDAEAKRREWASAFGARCAARSRDCGDGERSPGGDGGLADGAIHLSVPSPLTGDAAEPPRSEPPSPSEEERDLPEAAAAPPSPGASLLPPEAATGTLPDMGSEGDPSEHPDGGRPLSWEEEQLSLDAPQPEGPADGAEQEFTFLEDTEVLDSSVYRCKANLGRKRRHRAPALRRDVTSEGDSWIFRDSTEPRPARPAASSDEETAEEPKSRRVRASPSGKGVKVPLFPGLNASALKAKLRVRNRSAEEGAVPGDSKTAPPKDSHVQRSKSCKIPSSSGKPLALPPKPEKSSGADASPPHWLQALKLKKKKP, encoded by the exons ATG GGCTGCTGTGGGGAAG gGGTTGACCCTGCACCGTGTCTGCTGAGCCCCGGCCCCGCTTTCGCCATGGCCTCCCAGCCGCAGCCCCTGCACCCTGCCTTGCCCAGTACCGGAGGGGCCGGGCTAGCGGCTGGCAGCCCCGAGAAAG GCACTGCGCGCCCCAAGCCGCCCATACGGCCCAAGCCCCGCGTGCTGCCCAAGCCGGCCATGCCCGCCAAGCCCTCCCTGCCACACGCCCCGCCAGGGCCGCGGCACCCGCGCCCGGAGCTGCCCTCCGCTGAGAAGATGAACCGCCTGGCCGGGCCCCAGCCCTACGGTGGGGGTAGCACGGGGGGGCCCCTCCGGCGTCCCTCCTTCACCCTCAAGTCACCTGAGACCCCCAACGGGAAGGGGCTGCCATCCCCTCTGGTCACAGCCACCGAGGACTCGGGCCCTCCCCCCGGCGAGGAggtgccccccaccctgccaACCCCCTCCCGCAAGGGCCCGGTTCCGTTCAAGGTGACGCCGGTGCCGGTGGCAACCAAACCAGAGAGATTTCCGGGCACCACTGTGGAGGAGATCCTGGCTAAAATGGACAGCAGGGAGGGCCCGGGCAGCCCAGACCGAGCGCGGCTCTCGCCCTTCTGCCCCGATCCCTCCTCTCGCTTCGGCTCCAAGACCTTTGCCGCTTTCCGGAGGCGGCCCAGCGGGGAGGCGGACGCGGTCCCCCCCGGCGAAACCCGCCAGGCACCCCAGCCCACGGTGGGcgagctgggggtgggggacgaTGGACGCCCGGTTGCCGAGACGAG cagctcccccctagCCGGCCCGAGCTGTGCCGGGGACTCCTGCGGACGCCGGAGGCCGCCGTCCCCCTGTGAC CTCTCCTCTCTCCAGCCAGGTGCCCTCGGACCCCCGGGCTCCCCGAGGCCTCCCGcttgcctggcccctgccccgggggctCCTTTCCAGCCGGCCAAGCCCTCCACCTCGGCCCCCGGCTCTCCTGATGCCCCCCCCGAGCTCCCGGCCCCTGGCTCCCCCGAATCCCCCTCTCGGCCTCCAGCTGAGGTCTCCGCTGCCTCCATCCAGGCCCCGggtgctccctcctcctcctctgaacCCCGGCCTAGCGCATCCCTCTCCCCTGGCTCCCCCCACACTCCTGGGGAGGGATCCCCTGATACTGTCAGCCCCCCTGGCACTCCCGAACTGCCCCCCAGAGTCACCTGCCCCCCTGGCTCTCCCGAGGCTGCCCCTGAGTATCTGGgctcccccagtccccccccagagccccgtgCCAAAGCCTCCCGTCCCCCCGGCTCCCCGGAAGGACCTGATGACTCCCCGGTGTCCCCACAGTCCCCCAAGGGTCCTGATTtcagcccccctcccccttccagGGACTCGGGGCTCCGGCGCTCTTCAGAGGGGGTGTTGCAGCCCCCACCTGCGGGACAGGGCTTGGGGGAGCTCGGGGGCTCGCTGAgtgccctgccccggcccggggaccccctcTCAGAGCAGTCCCTGGGCAGCGAGTCTGGCTGGAGCCTTTCCCAGTCCTTCGAGTGGACATTCCCCTTGCGGGGGGCGCGGCGGCTAGcgtcccccccccgctcccccatCCGAGAGGCAGCTGACTCGGGGCTCTCTGAAGAGGGCGAGTCGGACCGGGAGGatccttcccccagccccccgTGCTCCCAGGGGGACAGCGGATCCGAGGCGGTGGCTGGTAGCCAGGAAGCGGAGGGGTCTCCTTGTCCGGGGGGTCCTGTGGCCCAGcgagaggcagaggaggaggaggaggaagaggaggcagagcaggatgccaccctgccctgctcccctctctgCGTGATGGAGCCTGAGCCCCCTGCCCAGCCCGGCCTCCCCACCAAGGAGGATCTGGCTGGCTCGGCTTGGGCACTGGCGGGCAACTGCCCCACAAGCCTGCAGGGTCCCGGCGGGCCTGGCCACAGCGAAGCATCCTCGAGGGGCCCGGACCCCCATGCCGACCCAGGCTGGCTGACGGAGCTGCTGGCATCGCCGGGGGCCCATGCCACGGGGCACGGCTCTCCAGGCACGGAGGGGCCGGAG GACCTGCTGGGCTGGTCGCGGAAGGACCTGTGCAGTGAGTTCGGCATTGGCCACCCTCCCCAGGCCGGCGCCTTCGACTGGACCCATGAGGCTGCACCCAGGGAGAGAGACTGGCCCGGTGAGACGGAGCGGAACCGCGAATTAGGGACCAAATCAAGCTGGGATGGTGCCTGCGGCGTCAGGGATGGGGACCAGCAGGACGGGCCCTTCGGCACCGCCAGGAGGGACTGGGGCAGCGACTACGAAGGGACAGAGCTGACGGGGGAGAGGAGGCTGGGCCGTGGCGACTGGCCCACACCCCCTTGTGCAGGGGAGAGCTGCCGGCAGGATCGAGACTTTGGTGCCAGCAAACCCAAGTGGGGCACGAGCTACGGCTTGGGTGGTGCGGGCGGGGAGgagcttggcactggggaggctgacTGGAGTGGCGGCTACGGCATGGGGCACAGCCAGCAGCGGGACgaggggccgggctctgggcggCCTAGCTGGGCTGGCGGGTATGGCACCAGCAACACACAGGGGAAGGATGGGGAGCTCAGCCCAGACTGGGCCAGTAAATACAGCAGCAGGGATGGTGAGGCCAAGGAGAAGGATTTTacgctgggctgggctggcagatCCAGCACCGGGGACACTGGGAGCCCAGAGAAGGAGTTCAGCCCCAGCAGAGTGGCCTGGGACAGCAGCTACAGCCCTAGGGACATGGAAAGCCAGGACCGGGAGTTCAGCCCCAGCAGACCAGCCTGGGACGATGGGTTCAGCGCTAGGGACGAGCCCCATGATGGGGAGTTCAGCCCCAGCAGACCAGTTTGGACTGGAGAGTACAGCGCCCGCGACATGGAGAGCCAGGACCGGGAGTTCAGCCCCAGCAGACCCGCCTGGGCTAGCGACTACCACAGCAGGGCCATGGAGAGCCAGGACCGGGAGTTCAGCCCCAGCAGAACAGCCGAGGCTGGCGAGTACGGCACCGGGGATGGGGAGAGCCGGGATGGGGAGTTCAGCCCTAGCAGAGCGGCCTGGGATGATGGATATGGCACCAGGGACAGGGAGACTCAGGAGCAGGAGTTCAGCCCCGGCAGAGCAGCCTGGGCCGGCGAGTACAGCTCTACGAATGCCCACGAGGAGGACAGAGAGTTTAGTCCCGCccggctgagctgggctggggagcaTGGCCTTGGCCAAACCGAGCTGGCCGATGCCTTTGGCATCAGGGAAGACAACCCGCCTGGCCCCCACAGCCCCGACACCCCAGCGCAGGAGCCGGGCTGGGGCAGCACCGACCGGTGGGAGCGCGGCGCCGCCGAGAGCAGGGACTGGGCTGGGGAGCTCGGGGGCGCCCAGCGCCACAGCCAGTTTGGCACCATCGGGACGGAACAGGCGCCGGATCCCTGCAGCGCCATGGCGGTGGCCAACGGCTCCGCGGCCTGGGCCAGCGCGAGGAGGCCGCTGCAAGACTGGCCTGGCGATCTTTCCTTTGGCAGCCCGGAGGCCACCGGCTGGGGCCCAGGCCTGGGCaacctgcctgctgcaggcagtcTGGGCCAGGCACCAGAGGCCGGACTGGGCGAGCCGGGCTGGAGCGCAGAGCTGCGCGACGCCGAGGCCAAGCGCCGGGAGTGGGCCAGTGCGTTCGGCGCCCGCTGCGCGGCCCGCAGCCGAGACTGCGGCGACGGTGAGCGGAGCCCAGGAGGTGACGGCGGCTTGGCCGATGG AgccatccatctctctgtccccAGCCCACTGACAGGTGACGCTGCGGAGCCCCCCCGGAGCGAGCCACCCAGCCCCAGTGAGGAGGAGAGGGACCTCCCCGAGGCGGCCGCTGCCCCTCCGAGCCCTGGGGCCTCCCTGCTGCCGCCGGAGGCTGCCACCGGGACCTTGCCAGACATGGGGAGCGAAGGGGACCCCTCGGAGCACCCAGACGGGGGGAGACCactgagctgggaggaggagcagctctCCCTGGATGCCCCCCAGCCTGAGGGGCCTGCAGACGGTGCTGAGCAGGAATTCACTTTCCTGGAG gacacagaggTCCTGGACAGCAGCGTCTACCGGTGCAAAGCCAACCTGGGCCGCAAGCGCCGACACCGGGCGCCGGCCCTCCGCCGCGACGTCACCTCGGAGGGGGACAGCTGGATCTTTCGGGACTCCACGG AGCCCCGTCCTGCCCGTCCAGCAGCATCCTCTGATGAGGAGACGGCGGAAGAACCCAAGAGCCGGCGGGTGCGTGCGTCCCCTTCGGGGAAGGGGGTGAAGGTGCCGCTTTTCCCCGGCCTCAACGCATCTGCCCTCAAG GCCAAGCTGAGGGTCCGAAACCGCTCAGCTGAGGAGGGGGCAGTACCGGGGGACAGCAAGACAGCCCCCCCCAAGGACTCCCACGTGCAGCGCTCCAAGTCCTGCAAGATCCCCAGCTCCAGCGGGAAACCCCTGGCACTACCCCCCAAGCCGGAGAAGTCCTCAGG GGCCGATGCCTCGCCCCCCCACTGGCTGCAGGCGCTGAAGCTGAAGAAGAAGAAACCTTGA
- the APLNR gene encoding apelin receptor, with protein MEEAAEAYSYGDNETECEYTEWGPSLALLPTIYLLVFLLGTAGNGLVLWTIFKGGRDRRRSADTFIANLAAADLTFVATLPLWAAYTWLGYHWPFGTVACKVSSYLVFVNMYASVFCLTGLSFDRYLAIVRPLATAKLRSRVSGLVATVALWVLAALLALPALVLRRAAALGGDTKITCYMDYGGLAAPGTEGAWEVGLGLSSTALGFVAPFAVMLTCYFFIARTVASHFRRERAEGPRKRKRLLTIITVLVATFGGCWLPFHLVKTLYVLMDLEVLPWSCGLHTFLNNLHPYCTSVAYINSCLNPFLYAFFDPRFRHACAALLCCRTPGPGTERSASYSSGHSHPPGGKGGLAPGGKLDPATQETLFRA; from the coding sequence ATGGAGGAGGCAGCGGAGGCCTACAGCTACGGGGACAACGAGACGGAGTGCGAGTACACGGAGTGGGGCCCCtcgctggccctgctgcccaccatCTACCTGCTGGTCTTCCTGCTGGGCACCGCGGGCAACGGGCTGGTCCTCTGGACCATCTTCAAGGGCGGTCGGGACCGCCGGCGCTCAGCTGACACCTTCATCGCCAACCTGGCTGCCGCCGACCTCACCTTCGTGGCCACCCTGCCGCTGTGGGCTGCCTACACCTGGCTGGGCTACCACTGGCCCTTCGGCACGGTCGCCTGCAAGGTCAGCAGCTACCTGGTCTTCGTCAACATGTACGCCAGCGTCTTCTGCCTGACGGGGCTGAGCTTCGACCGCTACCTAGCCATCGTCCGGCCCCTGGCCACAGCCAAGCTGCGCTCGCGGGTCAGCGGGCTGGTGGCCACGGTGGCCCTGTGGGTGCTGGCGGCTCtgctggctctgccagccctggtgCTGCGGCGGGCGGCCGCCCTGGGGGGGGACACCAAGATCACCTGCTACATGGACTACGGGGGCCTGGCCGCCCCGGGGACGGAGGGCGCCTGGGAGGTGGGACTGGGGCTCTCCTCCACCGCCCTGGGCTTCGTGGCCCCCTTCGCCGTCATGCTGACCTGCTACTTCTTCATCGCCCGCACCGTGGCCAGCCACTTCCGCCGGGAGCGGGCCGAGGGGCCCCGCAAGCGCAAGCGCCTCCTCACCATCATCACGGTGCTGGTGGCCACCTTTGGGGGCTGCTGGTTGCCCTTCCACCTGGTCAAGACCCTCTACGTCCTGATGGACCTGGAGGTGCTGCCGTGGTCCTGCGGCCTCCACACCTTCCTCAACAACCTCCACCCCTACTGCACCAGCGTCGCCTACATCAACAGCTGCCTCAACCCCTTCCTCTACGCCTTCTTCGACCCCCGCTTCCGCCACGCCTGCGCCGCCCTCCTCTGCTGCcggacccccggccccggcaccgAGCGCTCCGCCAGCTACTCCTCGGGGCACAGCCACCCCCCCGGCGGCAAGGGGGGGCTGGCCCCGGGGGGAAAGCTGGACCCCGCCACCCAGGAGACGCTCTTCCGCGCCTAA